A DNA window from Brassica napus cultivar Da-Ae chromosome A4, Da-Ae, whole genome shotgun sequence contains the following coding sequences:
- the LOC106444887 gene encoding caffeoylshikimate esterase-like isoform X1, whose product MKFKFDYQEECIRNSRDVELFACRWVPSTSPPKALIFLCHGYGMECSGFMRECGIRLASAGYAVFGMDYEGHGRSQGARCYIKKFSNIVNDCYDYYTSISAQEEYKEKGRFLYGESMGGAVALLLHKKDPSFWNGALLVAPMCKISEKAKPHPVVINLLTRVEEIIPKWKIVPTKDVIDAAFKDPVKREEIRNNKLIYQDKPRLKTALEMLRTSMNLEDSLHEITLPFIVLHGEADILTDPEISKALFEKASSRDKTIKLYPGMWHGLTSGEPDANVDLVFADIITWLDDRTADSASLTVTPVRDVTANVRKVVEGACNDQGKPKRQYASLLCGLNGGGRRLVHRSSM is encoded by the exons ATAAGAAACTCGAGAGACGTTGAGCTGTTCGCTTGCAGATGGGTTCCATCCACTTCTCCTCCCAAAGCTCTCATCTTCCTCTGCCATG GCTACGGGATGGAGTGCAGTGGCTTCATGAGAG AATGCGGGATAAGGCTGGCTTCAGCAGGATATGCGGTATTTGGAATGGACTACGAAGGTCATGGTCGATCCCAAGGAGCTCGTTGTTACATCAAAAAGTTCAGTAACATAGTAAACGACTGCTATGACTATTACACCTCCATCTCTG CGCAGGAAGAATATAAAGAAAAAGGCAGATTCTTGTATGGAGAATCAATGGGAGGTGCGGTTGCTTTGTTGCTACACAAGAAAGATCCTTCTTTCTGGAATGGTGCCCTTCTCGTCGCTCCGATGTGTAAG ATATCAGAGAAGGCGAAACCACATCCAGTAGTGATTAATCTACTAACAAGAGTTGAAGAGATTATACCAAAATGGAAGATCGTGCCCACCAAAGATGTTATCGATGCTGCCTTCAAAGATCCGGTCAAGCGCGAAGAG ATAAGGAACAACAAGCTGATATATCAAGACAAACCAAGGCTCAAAACAGCACTTGAGATGCTTAGAACGAGCATGAACCTGGAAGACAGTCTCCACGAGATCACGTTACCCTTCATTGTTCTTCACGGTGAAGCAGACATATTAACCGATCCAGAGATAAGCAAAGCTCTCTTCGAGAAAGCAAGCTCACGTGACAAAACCATTAAACTTTATCCAGGCATGTGGCACGGGTTGACTTCTGGTGAGCCTGACGCTAACGTTGACCTTGTTTTTGCTGACATCATTACTTGGCTTGATGATCGTACCGCCGACTCTGCTTCGCTCACTGTCACTCCGGTTCGAGATGTCACCGCAAACGTTCGAAAGGTCGTGGAAGGCGCTTGTAATGATCAAGGGAAACCTAAAAGGCAATATGCTAGTCTCCTTTGTGGGTTAAACGGTGGTGGACGCCGTTTGGTCCATCGATCTTCAATGTAA
- the LOC106444887 gene encoding caffeoylshikimate esterase-like isoform X2: MKFKFDYQEECIRNSRDVELFACRWVPSTSPPKALIFLCHECGIRLASAGYAVFGMDYEGHGRSQGARCYIKKFSNIVNDCYDYYTSISAQEEYKEKGRFLYGESMGGAVALLLHKKDPSFWNGALLVAPMCKISEKAKPHPVVINLLTRVEEIIPKWKIVPTKDVIDAAFKDPVKREEIRNNKLIYQDKPRLKTALEMLRTSMNLEDSLHEITLPFIVLHGEADILTDPEISKALFEKASSRDKTIKLYPGMWHGLTSGEPDANVDLVFADIITWLDDRTADSASLTVTPVRDVTANVRKVVEGACNDQGKPKRQYASLLCGLNGGGRRLVHRSSM; this comes from the exons ATAAGAAACTCGAGAGACGTTGAGCTGTTCGCTTGCAGATGGGTTCCATCCACTTCTCCTCCCAAAGCTCTCATCTTCCTCTGCCATG AATGCGGGATAAGGCTGGCTTCAGCAGGATATGCGGTATTTGGAATGGACTACGAAGGTCATGGTCGATCCCAAGGAGCTCGTTGTTACATCAAAAAGTTCAGTAACATAGTAAACGACTGCTATGACTATTACACCTCCATCTCTG CGCAGGAAGAATATAAAGAAAAAGGCAGATTCTTGTATGGAGAATCAATGGGAGGTGCGGTTGCTTTGTTGCTACACAAGAAAGATCCTTCTTTCTGGAATGGTGCCCTTCTCGTCGCTCCGATGTGTAAG ATATCAGAGAAGGCGAAACCACATCCAGTAGTGATTAATCTACTAACAAGAGTTGAAGAGATTATACCAAAATGGAAGATCGTGCCCACCAAAGATGTTATCGATGCTGCCTTCAAAGATCCGGTCAAGCGCGAAGAG ATAAGGAACAACAAGCTGATATATCAAGACAAACCAAGGCTCAAAACAGCACTTGAGATGCTTAGAACGAGCATGAACCTGGAAGACAGTCTCCACGAGATCACGTTACCCTTCATTGTTCTTCACGGTGAAGCAGACATATTAACCGATCCAGAGATAAGCAAAGCTCTCTTCGAGAAAGCAAGCTCACGTGACAAAACCATTAAACTTTATCCAGGCATGTGGCACGGGTTGACTTCTGGTGAGCCTGACGCTAACGTTGACCTTGTTTTTGCTGACATCATTACTTGGCTTGATGATCGTACCGCCGACTCTGCTTCGCTCACTGTCACTCCGGTTCGAGATGTCACCGCAAACGTTCGAAAGGTCGTGGAAGGCGCTTGTAATGATCAAGGGAAACCTAAAAGGCAATATGCTAGTCTCCTTTGTGGGTTAAACGGTGGTGGACGCCGTTTGGTCCATCGATCTTCAATGTAA
- the LOC106444889 gene encoding small nuclear ribonucleoprotein Sm D2 isoform X1, with translation MSRPMEEDTTNQGKTEEEEFNTGPLSVLMMSVKNNTQVLINCRNNRKLLGRVRAFDRHCNMVLENVREMWTEVPKTGKGKKKALPVNRDRFISKMFLRGDSVIIVLRNPK, from the exons ATGAG TAGGCCAATGGAAGAGGATACCACCAAC CAGGGAAAGACGGAAGAGGAGGAGTTCAACACGGGACCCCTTTCTGTACTGATGATGAGTGTTAAGAACAACACTCAGGTGCTCATCAATTGCCGCAACAACAGGAAACTCCTTGGACGTGTTAGAGCTTTTGACAGGCACTGCAACATGGTTCTCGAAAACGTCAGAGAAATGTGGACTGAG GTTCCTAAAACtggaaaaggaaagaagaaggCTCTTCCCGTCAACAGAGATCGCTTCATCAGCAAGATGTTTCTCCGTGGGGACTCTGTCATTATCGTCCTCAGGAATCccaagtga
- the LOC106444889 gene encoding small nuclear ribonucleoprotein Sm D2 isoform X2, producing MSRPMEEDTTNGKTEEEEFNTGPLSVLMMSVKNNTQVLINCRNNRKLLGRVRAFDRHCNMVLENVREMWTEVPKTGKGKKKALPVNRDRFISKMFLRGDSVIIVLRNPK from the exons ATGAG TAGGCCAATGGAAGAGGATACCACCAAC GGAAAGACGGAAGAGGAGGAGTTCAACACGGGACCCCTTTCTGTACTGATGATGAGTGTTAAGAACAACACTCAGGTGCTCATCAATTGCCGCAACAACAGGAAACTCCTTGGACGTGTTAGAGCTTTTGACAGGCACTGCAACATGGTTCTCGAAAACGTCAGAGAAATGTGGACTGAG GTTCCTAAAACtggaaaaggaaagaagaaggCTCTTCCCGTCAACAGAGATCGCTTCATCAGCAAGATGTTTCTCCGTGGGGACTCTGTCATTATCGTCCTCAGGAATCccaagtga
- the LOC106444888 gene encoding UDP-glucuronic acid decarboxylase 2-like, with product MASELINRRHEADQAGADAYYPRPPKRWLSASRPMRYMLREQRLIFVLVGIAIATLAFTIFPRSTRSISYSDPFAGYGIKPEESHVPAQRRPSVEYRSRIGSTGGKIPLGLKRKGLRVVVTGGAGFVGSHLVDRLMERGDTVIVVDNFFTGSKENVMHHFGNPNFELIRHDVVEPILLEVDQIYHLACPASPVHYKFNPVKTIKTNVVGTLNMLGLAKRVGARFLLTSTSEVYGDPLQHPQVETYWGNVNPIGVRSCYDEGKRTAETLAMDYHRGANVEVRIARIFNTYGPRMCIDDGRVVSNFVAQALRKEPMTVYGDGKQTRSFQFVSDLVEGLMRLMEGEHVGPFNLGNPGEFTMLELAKVVQETIDPNANIEFRPNTEDDPHKRKPDITKAKELLGWEPKVSLRQGLPLMVKDFRQRIFGDQKEGSSATATTTKTTSA from the exons ATGGCGAGCGAGCTGATCAACCGGCGACACGAGGCGGATCAAGCCGGCGCCGATGCGTACTACCCGAGACCTCCCAAACGGTGGCTCTCCGCGTCCCGTCCGATGCGTTACATGCTCCGCGAACAGAGACTCATCTTCGTCCTCGTCGGAATCGCAATCGCGACGTTAGCGTTCACGATCTTCCCCCGCTCCACCCGATCCATCTCTTATTCCGATCCGTTCGCCGGCTACGGAATCAAACCCGAGGAGTCGCACGTTCCGGCCCAGAGGAGGCCCAGCGTCGAGTACAGGAGCCGGATCGGGTCAACGGGGGGGAAAATCCCGCTGGGATTGAAACGCAAGGGGCTGAGAGTGGTCGTGACGGGCGGCGCGGGGTTCGTGGGGTCGCATCTGGTGGATCGGCTGATGGAGAGGGGAGACACGGTGATCGtggtggataacttcttcacgggGAGTAAAGAGAACGTGATGCATCATTTCGGGAACCCTAACTTCGAGCTCATACGCCACGACGTCGTCGAGCCCATTCTTCTTGAGGTGGATCAGATCTATCACTTGGCCTGCCCTGCCTCCCCTGTTCACTACAAGTTCAATCCCGTCAAGACTATC AAGACGAATGTGGTTGGGACGTTGAACATGCTTGGTTTGGCCAAGAGAGTGGGTGCTAGGTTTCTACTGACGAGTACTAGCGAGGTTTACGGTGATCCTCTTCAGCATCCTCAGGTCGAGACTTACTGGGGCAACGTTAATCCTATTG GTGTTCGTAGTTGCTACGACGAAGGAAAGCGCACGGCAGAGACTTTGGCCATGGACTATCACCGTGGAGCCAATGTTGag GTCAGGATTGCTAGGATCTTCAACACATATGGTCCAAGAATGTGTATAGATGATGGGCGTGTTGTCAGCAACTTTGTTGCGCAG GCACTAAGGAAAGAACCTATGACTGTTTATGGTGATGGGAAGCAGACAAGAAGTTTCCAGTTTGTTTCTGATCTG GTTGAAGGTCTGATGAGATTGATGGAAGGAGAACATGTAGGGCCATTTAACCTGGGTAACCCTGGTGAATTCACCATGCTCGAGCTTGCTAAG GTGGTGCAAGAGACGATAGATCCAAACGCAAACATAGAGTTCAGACCAAACACAGAAGATGACCCTCACAAGAGAAAGCCAGACATCACAAAGGCCAAAGAGCTTTTAGGATGGGAACCAAAGGTGTCTCTTCGTCAGGGACTCCCTCTCATGGTGAAAGACTTCCGTCAACGTATCTTTGGTGACCAGAAGGAAGGCTCCTCCGCGACTGCAACAACCACCAAAACAACCTCAGCTTGA
- the LOC111198322 gene encoding uncharacterized protein LOC111198322, which translates to MKKINVHLRSMKSGKILMEKTLKKTVNVSGRRVFGATAKVEAPKESRKDSDNFYDDSDSDNDMAGIEDNNIEPVRDNASPATNTITETEKFDDDVAGNPAYKTTFDVAMFASGSWKKVYF; encoded by the exons ATGAAGAAGATAAACGTGCACTTGAGGAGTATGAAGAGTGGGAAAATTCTGATGGagaaaactctaaaaaaaacCGTTAATGTTAGTGGTAGAAGAGTGTTTGGTGCAACCGCTAAAGTGGAAGCTCCAAAAGAGTCTAGAAAGGATTCAGATAACTTTTATGACGACAGTGATAGTGACAATGATATGGCTGGCATAGAAGATAATAACATAGAGCCTGTAAGAGATAATGCCTCACCTGCTACAAACACCATTACAGAAACTGAG AAGTTTGATGATGATGTTGCTGGAAATCCAGCATATAAGACAACATTCGATGTTGCCATGTTTGCATCAGGCTCCTGGAAGAAGGTTTACTTTTGA
- the LOC106449041 gene encoding mitochondrial zinc maintenance protein 1, mitochondrial, translated as MVSREALIAYRALLRATRKSFAGDTEMLKASASEIRKKFEENRHVASDSDIPRLLEEAREATEFISTMIVQAKLNERGGYEVKASQEHAGATLELPTEEMLRKKSV; from the exons ATGGTGAGCAGAGAAGCGTTGATCGCATACAGAGCTCTGCTCAGGGCTACGAGGAAATCATTCGCCGGAGATACCGAGATGCTCAAGGCTTCGGCTTCCGAGATCCGTAAGAAGTTCGAAGAGAATCGCCACGTGGCTTCCGATTCCGACATCCCACGCCTACTCGAAGAAGCGCGTGAGGCGACTGAATTCATCTCCACCATGATCGTTCAGGCCAAACTCAACGAACGCGGCGGATACG AGGTGAAAGCAAGTCAGGAACACGCGGGAGCGACTTTGGAGCTTCCGACAGAGGAGATGCTTCGGAAAAAATCTGTATGA
- the LOC106449040 gene encoding protein SRC2 homolog produces METTRSLEINVTSAKGLEKVSKMDVFVAVKLSGDPKCSDHREQRTQVARDSGTSPRWVDGLMKFTIDQTLAEANRLVLTFKIKCEQRGGGGGDKDIGEVHVPVKELLDHLGKDKAGQRYVTYKIKKTNGKPGGDISFTYSFTGPVAVASGVGCSRYIAHEPVRPPAVTCRPVSNGPVLSQLLPSVGSFSYGHVPSHQPPVYPPLAQPGVLPPTCFPGLYPPHGYPMSYTPESVQTMYTSIFPGLSCPPEGYPNAAPPQTQPALYPPMNPYRF; encoded by the coding sequence ATGGAGACGACGAGATCTCTAGAAATAAATGTGACGTCAGCAAAAGGGCTTGAGAAAGTCTCTAAGATGGATGTTTTCGTGGCGGTCAAGTTATCCGGCGATCCCAAATGCTCCGACCACCGTGAGCAGCGGACACAAGTGGCTAGAGACAGCGGAACAAGCCCCAGGTGGGTCGACGGCCTAATGAAATTCACCATCGACCAAACTTTAGCTGAGGCCAACCGGCTTGTGCTCACATTCAAGATCAAATGCGAGCAacgtggaggaggaggaggtgatAAAGACATTGGCGAGGTTCACGTTCCGGTGAAGGAGCTTTTGGATCATCTCGGAAAGGATAAGGCCGGTCAAAGATATGTCACCTACAAAATCAAGAAGACCAACGGAAAACCAGGAGGAGACATCAGTTTCACTTATTCCTTCACCGGTCCGGTGGCTGTTGCGAGCGGCGTTGGATGCTCACGTTACATAGCTCACGAGCCGGTTCGTCCCCCTGCAGTGACGTGCAGGCCAGTTTCGAACGGACCCGTGTTGAGTCAGTTGCTTCCAAGCGTTGGATCGTTTAGTTACGGTCACGTTCCTTCTCATCAGCCACCGGTTTATCCACCGTTGGCTCAACCGGGGGTTCTGCCTCCGACATGTTTCCCCGGCTTGTATCCACCTCATGGCTATCCGATGAGTTACACACCGGAAAGTGTACAGACAATGTATACATCTATATTTCCTGGCTTGTCATGTCCACCTGAAGGCTATCCTAATGCGGCTCCGCCGCAGACACAACCGGCGCTATACCCACCGATGAATCCTTACCGATTTTAA
- the LOC106444970 gene encoding autophagy-related protein 18a-like, with the protein MDIFDKKVSSRLKETTANKQTSLFSLYRFISIDSMATVSSASPWPIDSDSTVPSQHRDPGDDTESLDSFSSMSLNSEEATHNSDQTPATPPPSLLHLSFNQDHACFAVGTDRGFRILNCDPFREIFRRDFDRGGGVAVVEMLFRCNILALVGGGPDPQYPPNKVMIWDDHQSRCIGELSFRSDVRSVRLRRDRIIVVLEQKIFVYNFADLKLMHQIETIANPKGLCAVSQGAGSMVLVCPGLQKGQVRIEHYASKRTKFVMAHDSRIACFALTQDGHLLATASSKGTLVRIFNTVDGTLRQEVRRGADRAEIYSLAFSSNAQWLAVSSDKGTVHVFGLKGNSGAQVKDTPRIASDLTRTSSSPSSSLSLFKGVLPKYFSSEWSVAQFRLVEGTQYIVAFGHQKNTVVILGMDGSFYRCQFDPVNGGEMSQLEYHNCLKPPSVF; encoded by the exons ATGGATATCTTTGATAAGAAGGTGAGTAGCCGGCTGAAAGAGACGACGGCAAACAAGCAAACTTCATTATTCTCTCTATATAGATTCATTTCTATAGATTCCATGGCCACCGTCTCCTCCGCTTCTCCCTGGCCAATCGATTCCGACTCTACTGTTCCCTCTCAGCACCGCGACCCTGGAGACGACACCGAGTCTCTCGATTCCTTCTCCTCCATGAGCCTCAACTCCGAAGAGGCTACCCACAACTCCGATCAAACACCGGCGACTCCTCCTCCGTCGCTGCTCCACCTCTCCTTCAACCAGGACCACGCCTGCTTCGCCGTCGGCACCGACCGCGGCTTCCGGATCCTCAACTGCGACCCCTTCCGCGAAATCTTCCGGCGCGATTTCGATCGCGGCGGCGGAGTCGCCGTGGTGGAGATGCTCTTCCGATGCAACATCCTAGCGCTCGTCGGCGGCGGGCCTGACCCGCAGTATCCGCCGAACAAGGTCATGATCTGGGACGATCACCAGAGCCGGTGCATCGGCGAGCTCTCCTTCAGGTCCGATGTTCGATCCGTTAGGCTGAGGAGGGATCGGATCATCGTCGTCCTCGAGCAGAAGATCTTCGTCTACAACTTCGCGGACCTCAAGCTCATGCATCAGATTGAGACCATTGCGAACCCTAAGGGCCTGTGCGCTGTCTCTCAGGGGGCTGGCTCTATGGTGTTGGTGTGCCCTGGTTTGCAGAAAGGCCAAGTGAGGATCGAGCATTATGCTTCCAAGCGGACTAAGTTCGTTATGGCTCATGATTCCAGGATTGCTTGCTTCGCTCTCACGCAGGATGGGCATCTGTTGGCGACGGCTAGCTCTAAGGGGACTCTGGTTCGGATCTTTAATACTGTTGATGGCACCTTGCGACAAGAG GTTAGGAGGGGTGCAGATAGAGCAGAGATTTATAGTCTGGCTTTCTCTTCAAATGCTCAGTGGCTAGCTGTCTCAAGTGACAAAGGAACCGTCCATGTCTTTGGCCTCAAAGGCAACTCCGGTGCTCAGGTGAAAGATACACCCAGAATTGCATCTGATCTTACTCGTACTTCCTCATCTCCATCCTCGTCTCTGTCGTTATTCAAAG GAGTGTTGCCCAAGTATTTCAGCTCGGAGTGGTCGGTGGCTCAGTTCCGGTTGGTTGAAGGAACTCAATACATAGTCGCCTTTGGTCACCAGAAGAACACTGTTGTTATTCTTGGCATGGATGGGag CTTCTACAGATGCCAGTTTGATCCGGTGAATGGGGGAGAAATGTCTCAGCTTGAGTATCACAACTGTCTAAAACCTCCTTCTGTTTTCTAG
- the LOC106444971 gene encoding glutathione S-transferase F13 — MAMKVYGNGMSVCVARVLLCLHEKETEFELVPVDLFACHHKLPSFLSMNPFGQVPVLQDDDLTLFESRAITAYIAEKHKDKGTDLTRHADAKEAAIVKLWSEVESHHFNPAISAVIHQLIVVPLQGKTPDAAIVEENLEKLGKVLDVYEEKLGKTKYLAGDSYTLADLHHVPYTYYFMKTCHAGLVNDRPKVKAWWEDLCSRPAFLKVSPGLTVAPATN; from the exons ATGGCGATGAAGGTATATGGAAATGGGATGTCAGTGTGCGTGGCACGTGTGCTTCTATGCCTTCACGAGAAGGAGACTGAGTTCGAGCTTGTCCCCGTCGATCTCTTTGCTTGCCACCACAAGCTCCCTTCTTTCCTCTCCATGAAC CCCTTTGGCCAAGTTCCAGTTCTACAAGACGACGACCTTACCCTTTTTG AGTCGAGGGCAATCACGGCATATATAGCAGAGAAACACAAGGACAAAGGAACGGATCTGACGAGACATGCAGACGCTAAAGAAGCAGCCATTGTGAAGCTGTGGTCGGAAGTGGAGTCCCACCACTTCAACCCCGCGATCTCCGCCGTCATCCACCAGCTTATAGTTGTGCCGCTTCAAGGCAAGACTCCTGATGCAGCCATCGTGGAGGAGAATCTGGAGAAGTTAGGGAAAGTGCTCGATGTGTACGAAGAGAAGCTCGGGAAGACAAAATACTTGGCTGGAGATTCTTACACACTCGCGGATCTCCACCACGTTCCTTACACTTACTACTTCATGAAGACGTGTCATGCTGGTTTGGTCAACGACCGTCCTAAAGTCAAGGCGTGGTGGGAAGACCTTTGTTCTCGTCCGGCTTTCCTTAAAGTCTCACCTGGCTTGACCGTTGCTCCGGCAACGAACTGA
- the LOC106444968 gene encoding beta-glucosidase 10 gives MLPYLSYTQNETEETKTKKMKAFSVLSISVVIVLATSHIDAFTRDDFPEDFLFGAATSAYQWEGAVDEDGRTPSVWDTFSPFDNMDNGDIACDGYHKYKEDVKIMAEMGLEAFRLSISWSRLIPNGRGHINPKGLLFYKNLIKELLTHGIKPHVTLYHYDLPQALEDEYGGWINRKIIEDFTAFADVCFREFGEDVKLWTTINEANIFAIGAYSEGTLPPGHCSNSKYVNCSTGNSSTEPYIAGHNILLAHASASNLYRLKYKSKQRGSIGLCIYTYGLFPYTSSKEDEIATQRAKDFYFGWLLKPLVFGDYPDVMKRVVGSRLPVFSEEESEQVRGSSDFVGVIHYTTLYVTESRPTPSILPRNQSFSTDMGVETISIGNSVPWGFEGVLEYLKQSFNNPPIYILENGLATKHDSTLQDTSRVEYIQGYIGAMLNAIRNGSDTRGYFYWSMIDLYELLAGYRLSFGLYYVNFSDAGLKRSPKLSASWYSGFLNGTVDVAPRDITQLQSHSSGLSSL, from the exons ATGCTCCCGTATCTTTCTTATACTCAAAACGAGACGGaagaaactaaaacaaaaaaaatgaaagcttTCTCTGTGTTATCCATTTCTGTGGTCATCGTTTTGGCAACAAGTCACATTGATGCTTTCACAAGAGACGATTTTCCAGAGGATTTCCTCTTCGGAGCTGCCACGTCTGCTTATCAG TGGGAAGGAGCTGTTGATGAGGATGGAAGAACTCCTAGCGTTTGGGATACTTTCTCACCCTttg ATAACATGGACAATGGAGATATAGCATGTGATGGATATCACAAATACAag GAAGATGTTAAGATAATGGCAGAAATGGGATTAGAAGCATTCAGATTATCTATCTCATGGTCAAGGCTTATACCTA ATGGAAGAGGACACATCAACCCAAAAGGTCTACTGTTTTACAAGAACCTCATCAAAGAACTACTAACCCATG GAATAAAACCACACGTTACACTATACCACTATGATCTCCCTCAGGCTCTTGAAGATGAGTATGGAGGATGGATCAACCGCAAAATCAT AGAGGACTTCACTGCTTTTGCAGATGTTTGCTTCAGAGAGTTTGGTGAAGATGTGAAGCTATGGACTACAATTAACGAAGCTAACATATTCGCCATTGGAGCTTACAGCGAAGGAACATTGCCGCCAGGACATTGTTCTAATTCCAAATACGTCAATTGCTCCACTGGAAACTCTTCAACTGAACCATATATTGCAGGCCATAACATATTGCTAGCTCATGCCTCTGCCTCAAACTTATATAGACTCAAGTACAAG AGTAAGCAGAGAGGATCCATAGGCCTTTGCATATATACATATGGGTTATTTCcttatactagctccaaggaaGATGAGATAGCAACTCAGAGAGCTAAAGATTTCTACTTTGGCTG GTTGCTAAAGCCTTTGGTGTTTGGTGACTATCCGGATGTGATGAAGAGAGTGGTGGGATCTAGGTTACCTGTTTTCTCAGAGGAAGAGTCAGAGCAAGTTAGAGGATCATCTGACTTTGTAGGAGTTATCCATTACACGACACTGTATGTCACAGAGAGTAGACCCACGCCTTCTATCCTTCCTAGGAACCAAAGTTTTTCCACAGACATGGGTGTAGAGACTATCT CCATTGGGAACTCTGTTCCATGGGGTTTTGAAGGTGTCTTGGAGTATTTGAAACAGAGCTTCAACAATCCTCCTATCTACATTCTTGAAAATG GTTTAGCTACGAAACATGATTCGACGCTGCAAGATACATCAAGAGTTGAATACATTCAAGGTTACATTGGTGCTATGTTGAACGCCATCAG GAATGGATCGGACACGAGAGGTTACTTTTATTGGTCGATGATAGACTTGTACGAGCTATTGGCTGGATACAGGCTCAGCTTTGGATTGTACTATGTGAATTTCAGTGATGCTGGTCTCAAGAGGTCTCCAAAACTCTCCGCTTCTTGGTACTCTGGTTTTCTCAATGGTACAGTTGATGTTGCTCCTCGGGATATTACTCAGCTGCAGAGCCACTCTTCTGGTTTGTCATCTTTGTGA